In a single window of the Chondrocystis sp. NIES-4102 genome:
- the mcnE gene encoding McnE protein: protein MFYQNNISLSISDKKIDYWQKQLENIAPLLDFPTDKVRISNVNSANQINNRYLNFGQNLFILSKPQTQALKQIAQAEGVSVAIILLGAWKVLLHRYTNQQDLIVGCLDWSVNCHPIPLEILPIRITITEKQKFSQLWETINSQITAASNYVDLNIASLTEALVMGNSEFPISALSQILFRFKGFSTTSAAKLTNNIPTKELLLDIVEESEHLICRIEYNSNLFEVKTIERIVDNYQVLLQSIVLNPQNQITSLALLSASEKQQVVVEWNQTRTVSVEPPIPQLFEAQVKNNPDAVAIISQGQQLTYGELNAQANQLAHYLKSVGVCRESLVGLCIERSLSMVVGVLAILKAGGAYVPLDITNPTARIAFILEDAQVKVLLTQASLLDKLPTQIEQTICLDRDWDQIAQQSSNNLKDIPNSKDLAHIVYTSGSTGKPKGVMLTHGNLSHYANSLQLAFNITPKDIYLHRGSIALIVSARQLLMPLTQGASVLIVTAGETRNPLQLLELIKDYGVTIFDHVPSFWRSFSVILEQQPPTVRQKLLDNQVRLVAAGGEQVTPEIYQCWRATFKPSVKLANIYGQTEGTGVVTVYQIPNHIDGHFKSLPVGRPIPNMRVYLLDQNLHPVPVGVTAEIHISGQGVAKGYLNRPELTAERFVANPFIPGDRLYKTGDLGRYLADGSIQFLGRIDRQVNIQGLRIELGEIEAVLSQHPLVQETAIVVRENKLGETLAAYVVASRSNQPTVEELRSYLQQQLPSYMIPSSFIFIKTFPLTTSGKIDYRALSATNLEQATPEMVKSVEDPLEVELLELLQEILGIKSITPQDNFLELGGNSLLAARLVTEIQHKYQQSISVANVFQAGTLQNLATLIRQEQNSSQPQSFVPIKPGNSDLILFGIHNLGYGLEFYRPLAKYLSEDISLHGLSSFLSNEPNKPHPRDIIGLATYYTEELLKIQPQGPYYLMGVSFGGVIAYEIAQRLVSLGHEVSFLGMVDTFCPDQNAVRRDLPLQQRFFGHLDRIRHKGIKHIVDRVKWRLDLALHLTRSSLYQINWIRDNFADETSRNFNRAEYIQLTREHQQVNRNYVIKPYPGSINMFRAADDPDSKLDWQKLALSNLFIDDIPGEHLEILQEPNVEILAEKLQLALLRKQANL from the coding sequence ATGTTCTACCAAAACAATATTTCATTATCGATTTCTGACAAAAAAATTGATTATTGGCAAAAACAGCTAGAAAATATTGCCCCCTTACTGGATTTTCCAACAGATAAAGTTAGAATAAGCAACGTAAATTCAGCTAATCAAATTAATAATCGCTATCTAAATTTTGGACAAAATCTATTTATACTGTCTAAACCTCAGACTCAGGCTTTAAAACAAATCGCTCAAGCAGAAGGTGTTTCGGTTGCCATAATTTTACTTGGTGCTTGGAAAGTTTTATTGCACCGCTATACTAATCAACAAGATCTAATAGTAGGCTGTTTAGACTGGTCTGTAAATTGCCATCCAATTCCATTAGAAATATTACCAATTAGAATTACAATTACGGAAAAACAAAAGTTTTCACAATTATGGGAAACAATTAATAGTCAAATTACAGCAGCTAGTAATTATGTAGATTTAAACATCGCTAGTTTAACTGAAGCTTTAGTTATGGGAAACTCAGAATTTCCAATATCGGCTTTATCACAAATTTTGTTTAGATTTAAGGGCTTCTCTACAACTTCAGCAGCTAAATTAACCAACAATATACCTACAAAGGAATTATTACTAGATATTGTCGAAGAGTCAGAACATTTAATTTGCAGAATTGAATATAATTCCAATTTATTTGAGGTTAAAACTATCGAGAGAATTGTAGATAACTATCAGGTATTATTACAATCAATTGTCCTAAACCCTCAAAATCAAATTACATCTTTAGCATTGTTATCGGCTAGCGAAAAACAACAAGTTGTAGTTGAATGGAATCAAACTCGAACGGTATCAGTTGAACCGCCTATCCCACAACTATTTGAAGCACAAGTAAAAAATAACCCTGATGCAGTAGCAATTATCTCTCAAGGACAACAATTAACCTACGGCGAATTAAACGCCCAAGCCAATCAATTAGCCCATTACTTAAAATCTGTGGGGGTTTGTAGAGAATCATTAGTGGGTTTATGTATCGAGCGATCGCTTTCTATGGTAGTGGGAGTCTTGGCAATTCTTAAGGCAGGTGGTGCTTATGTACCTTTGGATATTACCAATCCTACCGCCCGTATAGCTTTTATTTTAGAAGATGCTCAGGTAAAAGTCTTATTAACTCAAGCAAGCTTACTAGATAAATTACCTACCCAAATTGAGCAAACTATTTGTTTAGATCGAGATTGGGATCAGATTGCCCAACAGTCTTCAAATAATTTAAAAGACATTCCTAACAGTAAAGATTTAGCCCATATTGTTTACACTTCAGGGTCTACAGGCAAACCCAAAGGAGTTATGTTAACTCACGGCAATCTTAGTCATTATGCTAACTCTTTGCAGTTGGCTTTTAATATTACCCCCAAGGATATTTATCTTCATCGTGGATCGATCGCCCTAATTGTTTCTGCAAGACAATTATTAATGCCCCTTACCCAGGGTGCAAGCGTTTTAATTGTTACCGCAGGGGAAACTCGTAACCCTCTCCAATTATTAGAATTAATCAAAGATTATGGGGTAACAATCTTCGATCATGTTCCTTCTTTTTGGCGTAGTTTTTCTGTAATCTTAGAACAACAACCCCCAACTGTTCGCCAGAAGTTATTAGACAACCAAGTACGACTAGTAGCAGCAGGAGGGGAACAAGTAACCCCAGAAATCTATCAGTGTTGGCGCGCCACATTTAAGCCCTCTGTTAAACTTGCTAATATTTATGGTCAGACAGAAGGGACGGGAGTAGTAACTGTCTATCAAATCCCGAATCATATTGATGGTCATTTTAAATCTCTCCCTGTAGGTCGTCCCATACCAAACATGAGAGTATATCTTTTAGATCAAAATTTACACCCTGTACCTGTGGGGGTAACAGCAGAAATACATATTAGCGGTCAGGGAGTTGCTAAAGGGTATCTTAATCGACCTGAATTAACAGCAGAAAGATTTGTAGCTAATCCTTTTATCCCTGGAGACCGTCTTTATAAAACAGGCGACTTAGGACGCTATCTAGCTGATGGTTCGATTCAATTTTTAGGTCGCATAGATCGCCAAGTAAATATTCAAGGGTTACGGATTGAATTGGGAGAAATTGAAGCTGTATTATCCCAACACCCATTAGTTCAGGAAACCGCTATCGTCGTGCGAGAAAACAAACTGGGGGAGACTTTAGCAGCTTATGTAGTAGCAAGTAGAAGTAACCAACCAACAGTGGAAGAACTTCGTAGTTATCTACAACAACAACTACCCTCTTATATGATTCCCAGCAGTTTTATTTTTATCAAGACGTTCCCTTTAACTACAAGTGGCAAAATAGATTATCGTGCCTTATCTGCTACTAATTTAGAGCAAGCAACGCCAGAAATGGTAAAAAGTGTAGAAGATCCCTTAGAAGTCGAGCTTTTAGAGCTATTACAAGAGATTTTAGGGATTAAATCTATTACTCCTCAAGATAACTTTCTTGAATTGGGTGGTAATTCTTTATTAGCAGCACGTCTAGTCACCGAAATTCAACATAAATATCAACAGTCGATTTCCGTTGCTAATGTTTTTCAAGCAGGAACTTTACAAAATTTAGCTACCCTAATTCGTCAAGAGCAAAACAGTTCTCAGCCTCAAAGTTTTGTACCAATTAAACCAGGTAATTCCGACTTAATTCTATTTGGCATTCATAATTTAGGCTACGGATTAGAATTCTATCGTCCCCTAGCTAAGTACTTGAGTGAAGATATTAGCCTGCATGGGTTATCATCCTTTTTAAGTAACGAACCAAATAAGCCCCATCCTAGAGATATCATCGGTTTGGCAACTTATTATACTGAGGAATTGCTCAAAATACAGCCTCAAGGCCCTTACTATTTAATGGGGGTATCTTTTGGAGGAGTTATCGCCTATGAAATAGCTCAACGCTTGGTATCTTTAGGACATGAAGTGAGTTTTTTAGGCATGGTGGACACTTTCTGTCCAGATCAAAATGCAGTCCGCCGAGATCTACCTTTGCAACAGCGTTTTTTTGGTCATCTTGATAGAATTCGTCACAAGGGCATCAAACATATTGTAGATCGAGTTAAATGGCGGTTAGATCTGGCATTGCATCTTACTAGATCTAGTCTTTATCAAATTAATTGGATACGAGACAATTTTGCTGACGAAACCAGCCGAAATTTTAATCGCGCCGAATATATTCAACTTACCCGTGAACATCAACAAGTAAATAGAAATTATGTGATTAAGCCATACCCTGGTTCAATTAATATGTTTCGCGCAGCAGATGATCCCGACTCTAAATTAGATTGGCAAAAGTTAGCTCTTTCTAATTTGTTTATTGATGATATACCTGGAGAGCATTTAGAAATTTTGCAAGAACCTAATGTAGAGATATTGGCGGAAAAATTACAGTTGGCATTGTTAAGGAAACAAGCAAATTTATAG
- a CDS encoding carbohydrate kinase, thermoresistant glucokinase family protein: MFYVIMGVSGVGKSTIGKLLGDRTGWVFYDADDFHPQVNIEKMNRGIALTDSDRLPWLKQLQELIAHCLDQDQQGILACSALKSDYRHILSNDRPEVVFIYLQSNYQTIESRIKQRQGHFMKQDLLLSQFETLEVPESVINIDANQTPEAIVTEILQQVGQLSK, translated from the coding sequence ATGTTTTATGTGATTATGGGCGTTTCTGGAGTAGGGAAATCTACCATTGGTAAGTTACTCGGCGATCGCACTGGTTGGGTTTTTTATGATGCTGATGATTTTCACCCCCAGGTTAATATTGAGAAAATGAACCGTGGTATTGCTTTGACTGATAGCGATCGCTTGCCCTGGCTCAAACAGTTACAAGAATTGATTGCTCATTGTCTGGATCAGGATCAACAGGGTATTTTAGCTTGTTCTGCCCTAAAATCTGATTATCGACATATTTTAAGTAATGATCGTCCTGAAGTGGTTTTTATTTATCTACAGAGTAATTATCAAACAATTGAAAGTAGAATTAAGCAGCGTCAGGGACATTTTATGAAGCAAGATTTACTTTTAAGTCAATTTGAAACCCTCGAAGTTCCAGAATCTGTAATTAATATTGATGCTAACCAAACTCCTGAGGCGATCGTTACTGAAATTCTGCAGCAGGTTGGGCAATTAAGTAAATAA
- a CDS encoding putative glycosyl transferase, with the protein MKYHVPLTKFNDLQKLPKRDLEAQSQQCSRSDLWMIAERLGANIYQPETDTVSLSDKLRGKITGIPHFWSYARRITQDLGSDDCIYCEGEQLGIAVAAVAGQKKHKPKIAVHFHNINRPRGKLSLKLFKAAENIDLFIVHCRAQYEFLQNYLNLPPSKLGYFWYPTDCQFFTPGKASSNKTRPLIVSVGLENRDYRVLAAATENLDVDVKIAGFSQFTSRLPDNFPSKLPANMSNSSYTLPQLLQLYHDADIVVVCIEPSNWSAGATALIEAMACGKPIILTKTEGLKEYITDEGAIMGVKPSDPEALRQAIAHLLANPQQAQTMAEKAYQLALQRHQIEQEVEAIALMLFNL; encoded by the coding sequence ATGAAATACCACGTACCACTAACGAAGTTTAACGATCTACAAAAGCTACCCAAACGTGACTTAGAAGCGCAATCTCAGCAATGTTCTCGTAGTGATTTGTGGATGATCGCGGAAAGATTAGGGGCAAATATATATCAACCAGAAACAGATACAGTCTCATTAAGCGATAAATTACGCGGTAAAATTACTGGGATACCTCACTTTTGGTCTTATGCACGTCGCATAACTCAGGATCTAGGATCCGATGACTGTATTTATTGTGAGGGGGAACAATTAGGAATTGCTGTTGCTGCTGTGGCTGGGCAAAAGAAGCATAAACCTAAAATTGCTGTCCATTTTCATAATATTAATCGACCCCGTGGCAAATTATCCCTCAAACTATTTAAGGCTGCTGAAAACATCGATTTATTTATCGTTCATTGTCGCGCCCAATACGAATTTCTACAAAACTATTTAAATTTACCCCCATCTAAACTTGGTTACTTCTGGTATCCCACAGATTGCCAGTTTTTCACCCCAGGAAAAGCATCTAGTAATAAAACTCGTCCCCTCATTGTCAGCGTTGGTTTAGAAAATAGAGATTACCGTGTTTTGGCTGCTGCAACTGAAAACTTAGATGTCGATGTAAAAATTGCAGGTTTTTCACAATTCACATCCAGATTACCAGATAATTTTCCTTCTAAACTCCCTGCTAATATGTCCAATAGTTCCTACACACTTCCTCAATTGCTTCAGCTTTATCACGATGCTGATATTGTAGTAGTTTGTATTGAACCTAGTAATTGGTCGGCTGGCGCAACTGCTTTGATTGAGGCTATGGCTTGTGGTAAACCAATCATTCTAACTAAAACCGAGGGATTAAAAGAATATATAACTGATGAAGGTGCAATTATGGGAGTTAAACCGAGTGATCCTGAAGCTTTAAGACAAGCGATCGCCCATTTACTAGCAAACCCCCAACAAGCCCAAACAATGGCAGAAAAAGCCTATCAATTAGCCTTGCAACGCCACCAAATAGAACAAGAGGTTGAAGCGATCGCCCTGATGCTATTCAATCTTTAA
- a CDS encoding carotene isomerase, with protein MSATATISPTATYDVIVIGSGIGGLVTATQLAAKGAKVLVLERYLIPGGSGGYFEREGYRFDVGASMIFGFGDQGTTNLLTRALDAVDMKIETIPDPVQIHYHLPDDLDLKVHRDYEAFIQELISKFPHEAKGIRGFYDDCWEVFNYLNSMELLSLEEPRYLMRVFFQKPLSCLGLAKYLPINAGDIARKHIKDPNLLKFIDMECYCWSVVPAAKTPMINAGMVFSDRHYGGINYPKGGVGQIAQKLAEGLVNSGGEIKYKARVTNILLENGKAVGVKLADNTQYRAKRIVSNATRWDTFGKLLPSEFTPAKEKRWQQRYQKSPSFLSLHLGVAESVLPEGTECHHIMLENWDKMEESEGTIFVSIPTLLDPTLAPPGHHIIHTFTPSWIDDWQELSPQQYQEKKEAAAAAIVQRLEAIFPNLSQGLDYQEVGTPRTHRRFLGREDGTYGPIPRRRLAGLLGMPFNRTSIPGLYCVGDSTFPGQGLNAVAFSGMSCGHRVAVDLGL; from the coding sequence ATGAGTGCGACGGCAACAATCTCCCCTACCGCAACCTATGATGTAATAGTTATTGGTTCTGGTATTGGTGGTTTAGTAACAGCTACCCAATTAGCAGCCAAGGGAGCAAAAGTTTTAGTTTTAGAACGTTATCTAATTCCTGGTGGTAGTGGTGGATATTTTGAGCGCGAAGGATACCGTTTTGATGTTGGGGCATCAATGATTTTTGGGTTTGGGGATCAAGGCACAACCAATCTACTAACCAGGGCTTTAGATGCAGTAGATATGAAGATCGAAACCATACCCGATCCCGTACAAATTCATTATCACTTGCCAGATGATCTAGACCTAAAGGTACATCGCGACTATGAAGCCTTTATCCAAGAATTAATTAGCAAATTCCCCCACGAAGCCAAAGGAATACGGGGCTTTTATGATGATTGTTGGGAGGTTTTTAACTACCTTAATTCTATGGAACTACTTTCATTAGAAGAACCTCGTTATCTAATGCGGGTATTTTTCCAAAAACCCCTATCCTGCCTAGGTTTAGCCAAATATCTGCCGATAAATGCAGGTGATATTGCTCGTAAACATATCAAAGATCCCAATCTGCTAAAATTTATTGATATGGAGTGCTATTGCTGGTCGGTTGTTCCTGCTGCCAAAACACCCATGATTAATGCAGGTATGGTATTTAGCGATCGCCACTACGGCGGAATTAACTATCCTAAAGGTGGTGTCGGTCAAATTGCTCAAAAGTTAGCCGAAGGCTTAGTAAATTCTGGAGGAGAAATTAAGTATAAAGCCAGAGTTACTAATATCTTGCTAGAAAATGGTAAAGCTGTTGGCGTAAAATTAGCCGATAATACGCAATATCGCGCTAAAAGAATTGTTTCTAATGCTACTCGTTGGGATACCTTCGGTAAACTTCTCCCCTCAGAATTTACCCCAGCCAAAGAAAAAAGATGGCAACAAAGATATCAGAAATCCCCTAGCTTCCTCAGCCTGCATTTAGGAGTAGCTGAGTCTGTATTACCAGAAGGTACAGAATGTCATCATATTATGCTAGAAAATTGGGACAAAATGGAAGAGAGCGAAGGTACAATTTTTGTTTCTATTCCCACTCTTCTAGATCCCACTCTTGCCCCCCCAGGACATCATATAATTCATACATTTACCCCCAGTTGGATCGATGACTGGCAAGAATTATCTCCCCAACAATATCAAGAGAAAAAAGAAGCAGCAGCAGCAGCAATAGTTCAACGTTTAGAAGCAATTTTTCCCAATTTATCCCAGGGTTTGGACTATCAAGAAGTAGGTACACCTCGTACCCATCGCCGTTTTTTGGGTAGAGAAGACGGTACTTACGGGCCCATTCCTCGCCGTCGTTTGGCAGGTTTACTGGGGATGCCCTTTAATCGTACTAGTATCCCTGGACTATACTGTGTTGGAGATAGCACCTTTCCAGGACAAGGATTAAATGCTGTGGCTTTTTCAGGGATGAGTTGCGGACATCGTGTTGCCGTTGACTTGGGGTTGTAA
- a CDS encoding DNA polymerase III, alpha subunit / intein gives MSFVGLHIHSDYSLLDGASQIPQLIDRALELDMQRDRSTD, from the coding sequence ATGTCTTTCGTTGGCTTACATATCCATAGTGACTACAGCTTACTCGATGGTGCATCCCAGATACCCCAATTAATAGATCGCGCCCTAGAATTAGATATGCAGCGCGATCGCTCTACAGATTAA
- a CDS encoding DNA polymerase III alpha subunit: MSFVGLHIHSDYSLLDGASQIPQLIDRALELDMPAIALTDHGVMYGAIELIKVCQKKGIKPIIGNEMYVINGDIEVNITDKNKRHRKYHQVVLAKNTQGYKNLVKLTTISHLKGYQGVGIFARPCINKELLTKYHEGLIVTSACLGGEVPQAILKGDLAQAEKVAKWYKDLFGDDYYLEIQDHGSPEDRIVNVAIVNLAKKLGIKIVATNDSHFISCYDVEAHDALLCILTNKQITDDKRLRYSGTEYLKSAQEMRLLFRDHLEEDVIDSAIANTLEVASKVTAYNILGEPRIPDYPVPAGHTADSYLDEVTRKGLLERLKCRSHSEVDPVYRERLETELKVMQEKGFSTYFLVVWDYIKYARDNGIPVGPGRGSAAGSLVAYCLKITNIDPIHHGLLFERFLNPERKSMPDIDTDFCPDRRGDMIKYVTNKYGEANVAQIITFNRMTSKAVLKDVGRVLGIDFADQNRIAKMIPVVRGKPTKLQVMISDKTPEPAFKQAYEQDSLPIYNDRKEEVGTVTVRNWVDMAIRIEGTNKTFGVHAAGVVISSQPLDEIIPLQKNNDGSVITQYYMEDVEAMGLLKMDFLGLKNLTTIQNTANLIKKIHKVDLDLDQIPLEEQKALEIIAKGKQKRLPPDVQETHNLFRAGNLDGIFQLESDGMKQITRDLKPSGIEDISSISALYRPGPLDAGLIDIFIARKHGKEKVSYQHPLLEPILKETYGVMVYQEQIMKIAQELAGYTLGEADLLRRAMGKKKVDEMKKQEEKFIDGAARNGVTKDIATDLFEQMLKFAEYCLSYDTEVLTVEYGALPIGKIVRDKINCNVYSVDKNGFLYTQPIAQWHDRGIQEIFEYTLDNGATIKATKDHKFMTSDGEMLAINEIFENELDLKQMKMI; encoded by the coding sequence ATGTCTTTCGTTGGCTTACATATCCATAGCGACTATAGCTTACTCGATGGTGCATCCCAGATACCCCAATTAATAGATCGCGCCCTAGAATTAGATATGCCAGCGATCGCTCTTACTGATCACGGGGTAATGTATGGTGCAATTGAACTGATTAAAGTTTGTCAAAAAAAGGGCATTAAGCCGATCATCGGCAATGAGATGTATGTAATTAATGGCGATATTGAAGTTAATATTACCGATAAAAATAAACGCCACAGGAAATATCATCAGGTAGTCTTAGCTAAAAATACTCAAGGATATAAAAATTTAGTCAAGCTAACCACTATTTCTCATCTTAAAGGTTATCAAGGTGTTGGTATTTTTGCTCGTCCCTGTATTAATAAGGAATTGTTGACGAAGTATCACGAGGGGTTAATTGTTACCAGTGCGTGTTTGGGAGGAGAAGTACCCCAAGCAATTTTAAAAGGAGATTTAGCCCAAGCGGAAAAGGTGGCTAAGTGGTATAAGGATTTATTTGGTGATGATTATTACTTAGAAATCCAAGATCACGGATCGCCAGAAGATCGTATTGTTAATGTAGCAATTGTTAATTTGGCTAAGAAACTTGGTATTAAAATAGTTGCTACCAATGATTCTCACTTTATCTCGTGTTACGACGTAGAAGCCCACGACGCACTGTTATGTATTTTAACCAACAAACAAATCACCGACGATAAACGCCTACGCTATAGCGGTACAGAATATCTTAAATCTGCACAAGAGATGAGATTATTGTTTCGGGATCATTTAGAAGAGGATGTAATCGATAGTGCGATCGCTAATACTCTAGAAGTAGCGAGTAAAGTAACTGCCTATAATATTTTAGGTGAACCTCGTATCCCCGATTATCCTGTACCCGCAGGACATACTGCTGATAGTTATCTTGATGAAGTAACTCGCAAGGGTTTATTAGAAAGACTCAAATGTCGCAGCCATAGTGAGGTTGATCCTGTATATCGAGAGAGATTAGAGACTGAACTCAAGGTAATGCAAGAAAAAGGTTTCTCTACCTACTTTTTGGTAGTTTGGGACTATATTAAATACGCTAGAGACAATGGTATACCAGTCGGGCCAGGGAGAGGATCGGCAGCAGGTTCATTAGTAGCATATTGCTTAAAAATTACTAATATCGATCCGATTCATCACGGTTTATTATTTGAGCGTTTTCTTAATCCCGAACGTAAATCAATGCCCGATATCGATACAGATTTTTGTCCCGATCGCCGTGGGGACATGATAAAATACGTAACTAATAAGTATGGTGAGGCTAATGTTGCCCAAATCATCACTTTTAACCGTATGACTTCCAAGGCGGTATTAAAAGATGTGGGTAGGGTATTAGGAATTGACTTTGCTGACCAAAATCGTATTGCTAAGATGATTCCCGTAGTACGTGGCAAGCCTACCAAGCTTCAGGTTATGATTTCCGATAAAACTCCAGAACCAGCTTTTAAACAGGCTTATGAACAGGATAGCCTACCTATTTATAATGACCGCAAGGAAGAAGTAGGGACAGTTACCGTGCGTAATTGGGTAGACATGGCAATACGCATTGAAGGTACAAATAAAACCTTTGGAGTTCATGCTGCGGGAGTGGTTATTTCTTCCCAACCTTTAGATGAAATTATACCGTTGCAAAAAAATAATGATGGATCAGTAATTACTCAATATTATATGGAAGATGTTGAGGCAATGGGTTTATTAAAGATGGATTTTTTGGGTTTAAAAAACCTGACTACTATTCAAAATACAGCCAATTTAATTAAAAAGATTCATAAGGTAGATTTAGATTTAGATCAGATACCTTTAGAAGAACAAAAGGCTTTAGAAATAATAGCAAAAGGTAAACAAAAAAGATTACCTCCCGATGTTCAAGAAACACATAATTTATTTCGTGCAGGTAATTTAGATGGTATTTTTCAGCTAGAATCTGATGGAATGAAACAGATTACTAGAGATTTAAAACCCTCTGGAATTGAAGATATTTCTTCTATTTCTGCCCTCTATCGTCCTGGGCCTTTGGATGCAGGATTGATAGACATTTTTATCGCTCGCAAACATGGCAAAGAAAAAGTCAGTTATCAACACCCTCTGTTAGAACCAATTCTCAAAGAAACCTATGGAGTAATGGTATATCAAGAGCAAATTATGAAGATTGCTCAAGAATTAGCTGGGTATACTTTAGGAGAAGCAGACTTATTGCGTCGGGCAATGGGTAAAAAGAAAGTCGATGAAATGAAAAAACAAGAGGAAAAATTCATCGATGGTGCAGCTAGAAATGGCGTAACTAAAGATATAGCTACAGATTTATTTGAGCAAATGTTAAAGTTTGCTGAATACTGTTTGAGTTACGATACTGAAGTTTTAACCGTAGAATATGGGGCATTACCTATAGGCAAAATAGTTAGAGATAAAATTAATTGTAATGTTTATAGTGTGGATAAAAATGGTTTTCTTTATACCCAACCTATTGCCCAATGGCATGATCGCGGTATACAAGAAATCTTTGAATATACATTAGATAACGGTGCAACAATTAAAGCAACTAAAGATCATAAGTTTATGACTAGTGACGGCGAGATGTTGGCGATCAATGAGATTTTTGAGAATGAATTAGATTTAAAACAAATGAAGATGATTTAA
- a CDS encoding NAD-dependent epimerase/dehydratase family protein — translation MKIVMLGCGGFIGSHLLDKLLDEGGFEIHGWDPSEHKIARHLDNPNFHLHRQATNSPGAIAQIEDQIAQADVVFNLAAICNPAEYNTRPLDTIYANLFDIYPIIELCAKYKKWLISFSTSEVYGRTLSSYLPGDNYSNEDLYELREDETPLIMGPISNQRWTYACAKQMTERLIYAHSEESGMPFTIIRPLNFFGPKMDYIPGRDGSADGVPRVLACFMTALLDNQPMQLVDEGVAQRTIVSIHDAVEAMRLMLRFPDKAQNQIFNIGNRNNEVTIAQLAEMMRSTYAKITGDYKYQQHPIVNISSEKFYGKGYEDCDRRMPDLSKAQTLLGWTPKIPLSDVLLETMSYYHQQYAPQVAAVNV, via the coding sequence ATGAAAATAGTAATGTTAGGGTGCGGTGGTTTTATTGGCAGTCATCTTTTAGACAAACTATTGGATGAGGGTGGTTTTGAAATTCACGGTTGGGATCCTAGTGAACATAAAATAGCAAGACATCTTGATAATCCTAACTTTCATTTACATCGCCAAGCGACTAATTCCCCAGGTGCGATCGCGCAAATTGAAGATCAAATTGCCCAAGCTGATGTTGTATTTAATTTAGCTGCTATTTGTAATCCTGCTGAATATAATACTCGTCCTTTAGATACTATCTACGCCAATTTATTTGATATTTATCCAATCATTGAATTGTGTGCCAAATATAAAAAGTGGTTGATTAGTTTCTCCACCAGTGAAGTATACGGACGTACTTTATCCAGCTATTTACCAGGGGATAATTATAGTAACGAAGATCTTTACGAATTGCGTGAGGATGAAACACCCTTAATTATGGGCCCAATATCTAATCAGCGTTGGACTTATGCCTGTGCTAAACAGATGACCGAACGTTTAATTTATGCCCATAGTGAAGAAAGTGGGATGCCTTTTACCATTATTAGACCTTTAAACTTTTTTGGGCCGAAAATGGACTATATCCCTGGTAGAGATGGTAGCGCGGATGGTGTGCCTAGGGTTTTGGCTTGTTTTATGACTGCTTTATTGGATAATCAACCGATGCAATTAGTAGATGAGGGAGTTGCACAACGTACTATTGTTTCAATTCACGATGCAGTTGAGGCAATGCGTCTAATGTTAAGATTTCCAGACAAAGCGCAAAATCAAATATTTAATATTGGCAACCGTAACAATGAAGTAACTATTGCACAACTAGCGGAAATGATGCGCTCTACCTACGCTAAAATTACAGGGGATTATAAATATCAACAACATCCGATTGTTAATATAAGCTCAGAAAAGTTTTATGGCAAAGGTTATGAAGATTGCGATCGCCGTATGCCCGATCTCAGTAAAGCGCAAACACTATTAGGTTGGACTCCTAAAATTCCTCTTTCTGACGTTTTGTTGGAGACTATGAGTTATTATCATCAGCAATATGCGCCTCAAGTTGCAGCAGTTAATGTTTGA
- a CDS encoding UspA domain-containing protein has translation MFKSILFPIELTREARTGIEITAEMVKIHNSKLTILSVVEPNTPGAMGSEPQVAKLLEESKSFFASRGILAQTIEKSGIPAFTICDVADEINADLIIMSCRGLGLIDEEAAVESVTNRVINLATCPVLVVS, from the coding sequence ATGTTTAAAAGTATTTTATTTCCCATAGAATTAACTAGAGAAGCCCGTACAGGCATAGAAATTACGGCAGAAATGGTCAAAATTCACAATAGTAAATTGACTATCTTGTCTGTAGTTGAACCTAATACACCTGGGGCAATGGGTTCTGAACCCCAAGTGGCTAAACTGTTAGAAGAATCTAAATCATTTTTTGCCAGTCGAGGCATTCTGGCGCAAACTATCGAGAAATCTGGTATACCTGCTTTTACAATTTGTGATGTTGCCGACGAAATTAACGCCGACTTAATTATCATGAGTTGTCGAGGTTTAGGATTAATTGATGAAGAAGCTGCCGTTGAAAGTGTTACTAACCGTGTAATTAATTTAGCTACTTGTCCTGTGTTGGTTGTTAGTTAA